In Conger conger chromosome 12, fConCon1.1, whole genome shotgun sequence, one DNA window encodes the following:
- the dpm2 gene encoding dolichol phosphate-mannose biosynthesis regulatory protein isoform X1, with product MATGTDQAVGMGLVGFSLLLFTYYTIWVVVLPFVDSDHVIHKYFLPREYSVILPGVAALLLMLFVGTFIGVVTWKNRRPKKSD from the exons ATG gcaACAGGTACGGATCAAGCAGTGGGCATGGGGCTGGTAGGCTTCAGCCTTCTGCTGTTCACGTATTACACCATCTGGGTTGTAGTTCTG CCCTTTGTGGATAGTGACCACGTGATCCACAAATATTTTCTGCCGAGAGAGTACTCTGTGATTTTACCCGGCGTGGCAGCGCTTCTCCTCATGCTCTTCGTGG gAACGTTTATAGGAGTGGTGACCTGGAAAAACCGCAGACCGAAGAAGTCAGATTAG
- the dpm2 gene encoding dolichol phosphate-mannose biosynthesis regulatory protein isoform X2, whose product MGLVGFSLLLFTYYTIWVVVLPFVDSDHVIHKYFLPREYSVILPGVAALLLMLFVGTFIGVVTWKNRRPKKSD is encoded by the exons ATGGGGCTGGTAGGCTTCAGCCTTCTGCTGTTCACGTATTACACCATCTGGGTTGTAGTTCTG CCCTTTGTGGATAGTGACCACGTGATCCACAAATATTTTCTGCCGAGAGAGTACTCTGTGATTTTACCCGGCGTGGCAGCGCTTCTCCTCATGCTCTTCGTGG gAACGTTTATAGGAGTGGTGACCTGGAAAAACCGCAGACCGAAGAAGTCAGATTAG